A region of the Mesoterricola sediminis genome:
CTTGATCAGCAAACCGCCATCCATTTCCCATAAATTAACGAACCTCACAATTGGAGGATAGTCCGAGAAATATTGTTCTGCCGTAACACATAGTGAGCCTATCTCGACATACAATTTCTCTCCATCAATCTGAGTTACCCTGTGGCCAAATTCAGCCCCGAGTTCTATTCTAAATATTCCAAGAGCCGAATCGCCATCAACACACAAAATAAAATCGACGGATATTGCGGTAGAATCATTATATTGAATGTCAATCAAATACAATGGCCAACTACTGCCAATATCACCGCCATGGGAAAACTTAACTCTTTCCTCAGATACGCCCAACAACTCCACTGGCCAATCAACACCCAACACAGCAATCTGAGGGATTGAGACAATTGGTTCGGGTATAAGAACATTAGAAATGATATTATCCACTGAAATATTATCATCTATCAACTTTGCCCCAATTTCTCCAAACCACCCGACAAGCTGCGGAATAGTTCCAGCATCTTTTGACCAAACGCGTCCTTTAGCTGAACAACCAATTGCGATTCTCTTTCCATTTTCCCAGCCCGCACCACTCACATTATTCTTAACCGAGCCAGCTCCTTCTGTTACAGTAAGAGCCTGCATAACATCAGCGCCTGTATACATTGCATAGCTTAGATTTCGCCGCCCATATTTTTTAACACCCATGGACTGGAAAATTAGCCTCTTGATTCCTCCAAGAGAACGAAAAACTTGTTCACCTGCCACTAAATTTGCTTCTCCAGAGACAGCCATTGCCATTTCACCAAAACAAGAGTCCTTATTAGAAGAAGCCAAGAAGAGTAAGGATTTTTTTTCATCGAAATGCAATACAAATAGATCCCAAGAGCTATCCCAAAGAACTTTCGTTTTTAGCCAACCTGGTTTCCCTACAGATTTGGTGACGAAGAATAAAGTATTATCCTTCTCATTCAACCATGCCGCCTTAACCTGGAAGTCATCACTTAACCCATTGAAAAATCTTTTCGGGAAAAATTCTTTAGCCCTGTACACCAAAGCACTGTACACAGGCCGCAAAACCCTTGGAGAAATAACTTCCTCTCTATCTAAATCTACCAACTTTTGAGAATTAGCTAAAAATTCAACAAGTGCTTGGTGTTCCCTTACTGCCGAGGAGCTCATCTCTCTTAAAAGTTTATTCCAATCAGCATCTTGGCTATATAGACATTCTAATGCTGAAGAGATATTTTCTTCTGCGATATTTCCAATTACTTTTGCGTTTCCTATATTAGCATCTGAAACACGTGTAAAGCGCCCAATAAATTGAAGAAATACACTTAAGCTTTGCACCATATCATGAATTGCGGCAATCTTAAGCCTTGGCATATCAAAACCCTCACCGAGCATGCCAACACACACCACAATTCGACAACCACCCGAATACAATACCCCCAATCGCTCTGAAATGTTTTCAAGGTTGGCATACAGTATCATTGGGTTTAGATCGTCAGCGATTGACTTATATTCTTGAAACACCAATTTAGCTCGAGCAACCGTTTTACATTTGGCCATCAAAATGTGGTCATAACCATTTTCTAGATCCAGTCTTAACTCTTCAACTGCTTTTTCAGAAATAGCCCTGTCAGCATATTCCGGTACAAGCTCAAAAATGGGTATAAATTCGATGGGCTTAAAGTATGAATCTTTTTGAGCTGTGCCTAACGGATAATTAAAAATTACTTTTCCATCAACCAATTCACCATCTCGCCTAAAAGGCGTGGCAGTAAATTGCAAAATCTTCTTGCCGTCGAAAGCTCGCTTGATTTGATCCCAGCCACTTGCGGCAAGGTGATGCGCCTCATCAAAGATCACAGCTTCGCATTTGGATGCCACTTCCTGAAGCAGCCCAGGGTTTATTCCAGCCAATGAACTGGCGGTACATATAACAACATTGCATTGATCAAAGATTGAGATTGATTCAAACGATTTAATCTTTTTATATATTATACCAACGATTGGGTTCTTAGAGTTTTCTCTCAAAATACCTAATTTTTTTAAAATTCCATGTTGTATAAATTTTTTCATCGCCTGAGTCCGCAATGCATCCCATGGCACAACCACAAGTAGCGGACCTCGCAAATAGGCCGCCATTGTGGCCAACATTGTCTCGGTCTTACCAGTGCCTGTTGGCATAACGATCGTTGCAGGAGATTCGTCAAGGCTCCAATGAGAACCGATAGCATGTAATGCGCCTAGCTGTGGAGGTCGGAGACCATTAGAGACCAGGCATCCATCCGCACCCATTCGCTGTGCCGAGAAGGAAAAATTTTTAGCCCATTCCCCAGCATTTTCTTCTGCAATTTCGCCAAGCCCGCGATCGGCAACCCTCTCACGAAATTGGTCCAGCAACCGATGCGAAAGCCATTTGCTCGATTCACCATCGCCTACAAATAGAACGCCCTCTATATCATCTGGTCTTTCAATTTTTCTTCTTTCGGTAACAATGATTTTATCCCCAGACTGAAGGGAAATAACCTTTTCTTTTATCCGTGGAGAAATATTAATATATTCTTCACCGACAATATTCTGATTCTCTCCCAATCTGAGGAGGCACACAATGTTACCGACCGGATGTTTTTTTTGAAAGATAATCGCAGGAAGCCAGAGGGATTGAAGCATTGGTCCTCCAATTTTCATTTCCCACATCCCTTCGCATGGAGATGCGACAAAAGAAAGGCCATCGTTTCACAAACCTGTATAATTCATAAGATCAGACCTAGCATACACTCCTCCATTCTCCTAAACCATCAGAATTTCCTAGCCATCAGAAGCAAAAAAGGCCTATCGGCCGCGAATCAGAGTGCTTCTGGGACTGGGAGATCAATATATTTGTACGTGGACCTCCTGACCTATATCCCATTGGAAAGGGTGGTAACGACCACGATTAAGAACGGTAACATCCACAAGAGGACCAGGAGCCAAACCCCAACGGGACGGTTCCCTACCTCCCGCCGAGTCCAGCCCGGGCCAAATCGATAGACTGCAATGGTTGCGGCAGCCAAGAACCGACTTATCAGCCTGGAAGTAGTTTGGCCTTGGGTCCTCTTTTTCCTCTGCCAAGTCCTGCCAAGAAGCCTAACCAGGCGCCGGTTCGCCCCCACTCCTGCTCCTTCGCTGGCCGCCATTCTCAGGCTCGCCCACAATCGCATCTGCACTCCTCCTATTACCGCTGCCCCGTTCCCGCCAGACAAGTTGACAGTTTGAGGTGAAGGAAATCCCCCAACAGGAGAGGATTTCCTTCACCTCAAACTGTCAACTTGTCTGGCGGGAACGGGGCACTGTGGAAATCCTGGCCGGATCCACCG
Encoded here:
- a CDS encoding DEAD/DEAH box helicase, with product MLQSLWLPAIIFQKKHPVGNIVCLLRLGENQNIVGEEYINISPRIKEKVISLQSGDKIIVTERRKIERPDDIEGVLFVGDGESSKWLSHRLLDQFRERVADRGLGEIAEENAGEWAKNFSFSAQRMGADGCLVSNGLRPPQLGALHAIGSHWSLDESPATIVMPTGTGKTETMLATMAAYLRGPLLVVVPWDALRTQAMKKFIQHGILKKLGILRENSKNPIVGIIYKKIKSFESISIFDQCNVVICTASSLAGINPGLLQEVASKCEAVIFDEAHHLAASGWDQIKRAFDGKKILQFTATPFRRDGELVDGKVIFNYPLGTAQKDSYFKPIEFIPIFELVPEYADRAISEKAVEELRLDLENGYDHILMAKCKTVARAKLVFQEYKSIADDLNPMILYANLENISERLGVLYSGGCRIVVCVGMLGEGFDMPRLKIAAIHDMVQSLSVFLQFIGRFTRVSDANIGNAKVIGNIAEENISSALECLYSQDADWNKLLREMSSSAVREHQALVEFLANSQKLVDLDREEVISPRVLRPVYSALVYRAKEFFPKRFFNGLSDDFQVKAAWLNEKDNTLFFVTKSVGKPGWLKTKVLWDSSWDLFVLHFDEKKSLLFLASSNKDSCFGEMAMAVSGEANLVAGEQVFRSLGGIKRLIFQSMGVKKYGRRNLSYAMYTGADVMQALTVTEGAGSVKNNVSGAGWENGKRIAIGCSAKGRVWSKDAGTIPQLVGWFGEIGAKLIDDNISVDNIISNVLIPEPIVSIPQIAVLGVDWPVELLGVSEERVKFSHGGDIGSSWPLYLIDIQYNDSTAISVDFILCVDGDSALGIFRIELGAEFGHRVTQIDGEKLYVEIGSLCVTAEQYFSDYPPIVRFVNLWEMDGGLLIKPKDPKDIHVEDWRFDIWEWDGVDFKKESIWKNGFSRSDSIQNKAASYFIENDFDIVFNDDGAGEAADLVCLKEAETKIQLTLVHCKFAGSDTVGSRISDVDKVCSQAVRSSKWKWRFKDLRNHLINRESKFPLPVSRFLRGDRLVLNHLLKNSKYKEIGFEIVIVQPGLSVMNRTSEQNMVLASTATYLKETVDCELVIACSN